From Anomalospiza imberbis isolate Cuckoo-Finch-1a 21T00152 chromosome 6, ASM3175350v1, whole genome shotgun sequence, one genomic window encodes:
- the JDP2 gene encoding jun dimerization protein 2: MMPGQIPDPSLTAGALPGLGPLTGLPGTALTAEELKCADIRNIGAMISPLQFLEVKLGKRPQPVKSELDEEEERRKRRREKNKVAAARCRNKKKERTEFLQRESERLELMNAELKAQIEELKQERQQLILMLNRHRPTCIVRTDSIKTPESEANPLLEQLEKK, from the exons ATGATGCCAGGGCAGATCCCCGACCCGTCCCTGACGGCTGGTGCGCTGCCTGGGCTCGGCCCCTTGACAGGactgcctggcacagccctgacTGCTGAGGAGCTGAAGTGCGCTGACATCCGCAACATCGGGGCCATGATCTCACCACTCCAGTTCCTGGAGGTGAAGCTTGGGAAGAGACCCCAGCCTGTCAAAAGTGAG CTGGatgaggaagaagagaggaggaaaaggcgCCGGGAGAAAAACAAAGTAGCAGCAGCACGATGTCGTAACAAGAAGAAGGAGAGGACGGAGTTCCTGCAACGG GAGTCTGAGCGTCTAGAGCTCATGAATGCTGAGCTGAAGGCCCAGATAGAAGAGCTGAAacaggagaggcagcagctcaTCCTGATGCTGAACCGGCATCGTCCCACCTGCATCGTGCGGACAGACAGCATCAAGACGCCTGAGAGCGAAGCCAACCCACTGCTGGAGCAGCTAGAGAAGAAGTGA